In Haladaptatus sp. R4, the DNA window TCTAGATATTAGAATCAGTAAATGCGATGCGTCAATTGAGGAAAGCACTGGAAACCCGGGGTGGGGGTGTTATAATATGGCCCTAGCACTGGAAGTGGTGGGGTCACTTATCGTATTTAATAGTACTTAAACGAATGGAGCACCGGAAGCATTGGAACTGGTGGTGGTGGGGTTTTATATCGAAGGCAACTCTTGCTTATTATACACTCATGTCGGATTTCGATTTCACACCAAACGAGTTTCCCTTTAAGAACAGGAATGTATTAATGGAGGACTACACTCCGAATACACTCGTTGGAAGAGATGACGAACTCACAGAGTATCATTCCGTGTTACAGCCTGCAATCAATGGCGAACAGCCTAATAACATTTTTCTCTATGGAAAAACTGGTGTCGGAAAAACTGCTGCGACACGATTTTTGCTTGATCGGCTGGAGCAAAACTCCGTTGAATACAATGTCGATATTAAAACGGCGGTCGTCAATTGTGATGGATTCGACACTAGCTACCGTGTTGCCGTCCATCTCGTCAACAAATTCTGCCCGCCCGAAGAGCAGATTAGCGATACTGGTTATTCGCGTTCGCAAGTTTATGATGCGCTATGGAATGTTCTCGATTCCTGTGGTGGAATTTTTATCCTTGTTCTCGACGAGGTTGATCACCTTCAGGATGAATCGATTCTCTACCAACTCTCTCGTGCTCGTGAAAATCGAAACATCGAAAGCGCTCGTATCTCCGTCATCGGGATAAGTAACGATCTCACTTTCCGGGACCACCTCTCTCCCAAGACTCGTTCGTCCTTGTGCGAACGTTCTATTTCGTTTTCTACATACGATGCGAACGAACTCCAAGAAGTTCTCCGACAGCGTGAGACGGCCGCCTTTACAGATGGTGCGCTTGAAGATGACGTTATTCCTCTTTGCGCAGCCTATGGCGCACAAGAGTCCGGCGATGCGCGTAAAGCCCTTGACTTACTTCTTCAAGCAGGTGATCTCGCCCGGAAAGAAGATGCCGAGATCGTAACGGAAGATCATGTCCGGCGTGGACGCGACGAACTTGAGGAGGAGGAAGTCGCTGTGGGAATTGTCTCGTTAAACCAGCACGAGCAACTGGTTCTGTATGCTCTTACGACATTCGAAGCAAATGAGGAGACGCCGATACGTACGCGATCACTGTACGAGCGATATACCACACTCGCTGAAATGGCGGCGATGAGTCCCAATTCGTCACGATGGATGCGAGCTCAGTGCGATACCCTCGAAATGCTCGGGCTCACGGAAAGCAATCACAGGAACGAAGGACTGGCCGGTGGAAGTTACCGAGAGCACGTTCTGGCGCAGGATTTAGATTTGGTTGTTCAGGCGCTCGACGGAACGATTATGCAGACCGGTATTCATGATAGTATTGAAAAGCATATCTGAGCAAGTGGTCTCCCTTTCGCTTTCCGTGATCGTGTACTCGTGATACCGATCCACTGTATTCAGTGTCTTGAGTCGTGCGGTACTCGAACGATTGTGGAAAGACATGCAATACGGTGAGGGTGTGCCCGGAGGACCGCCCTTTCAGCGCTTTATATCGACGTCGTCACCGTCTCTCCATTTTGGCGGCCGAAAATAGTACAGGCTCGTTTGCACGAACAACGCGGCAAACGTAAAGGTGCTTGCGCCCCTCGTTGTTTCATACCATGACGAAAGATTTGGACGTGTCGTGGCTTCACCTCACACCCGACGAGGAGGTTCTCTGGGCAGGTCACCGGAGTTTCTATCAGACGATTCCGTCGATCCTCGCCGGTATCGTCCTCGTTTTGATCGGTGTCGGTATCATCGGAAGCGGCTACTTCGGTTGGGCGAAGTGGCTCGGCGTTCTTCCGATTGTGGCCGGAATCGCGGTCGCCGTCCCGTCGTTTCTCCGTTGGCGAAGCGAATGGTTCGTCCTCACGACCGAGGAGATATATCACAAGCGTGGCGTCTTCGCACAGGACGTATCACAAATTCGACTGGATCGTGTGCAGGATATTGCCTTCTCACAATCACTTCCGGAACGCATCTTCGATTACGGGACGGTGAGGATACACACCGCTGGCACGTCGACGAACAACCTCGTTTTTGAGAACGTTTCCAACCCACAATCTATCAAAGGACTGTTGACTGAACAGTTGGATAAAATCTCTCCGCGGCAGTGATCTCTGACTCGCTGATTTTCGACGTACAAACTTCGACAACAGAACATACGCGGTTTGAAACGATCTGAAACGGTGCACGACGAGTTTCTCCTTTTATTACCCCCCGGGGATATGGCCGAATCGAGGAAAGCGAAAAATGAGCCAAACTGACAGCGCCTCTCTTTGGACAGGTCCCCAAGAATTCGAGGGTTCTTTGAAGACCCTCCTGGTTGCGGCACGCCGTGGTGCGGTCACGTTCGACCGCTCGTGGACGTTCCGCCGCGAGGACGATCACCCCGACCTCATGGTCGAAGTGACGCGACTTGCGAGCGATCCCGAGACCACACAGACCTGTGGGGAGCACGCACCTACGATGGACGAAACGGAGTTCGAAACCAAACTGTCATCCCTACTCCGAGGCGCACATCGGTCCGGAATCGGCTTCGATCGTGCGTGGACCTTCCGGTGTGCTGATGGTCTCGACCTGATGGTTGAGATCACGCAACTCGCTAAACGGTAAAAAACTCCTCTCCCTCCAAACGATCGATACCCCCTGTTCTTACGCCGCTTCGATGTTCTGTAGCTCGCCGATCGGCTGTCGCTCCTCCGCAATCGGCTTGAGGCGGTCGACTTGGGGATCGAGCCATCCACCGACCCATTGAGTCTCGATGCGGAGATAATCTTCCGCGAATGTTTTCACCAGTATGGTAAATCGGTCGTTCGTTCGGTCGATATCGTGCACGTGGCAATCGATAGTGGTGTCACCGACGGTGACGCGGAGGGGGTCTTCGATTTCGAGGCCGACGAACGAGTCGACGAGATCGGAAACCTTGTGGCGGCTTTCGGTCGCACTCATTACAACTACCGCTTTTTCCCCCATCTCTAAAAAGGGGGAATACGGTTTCAGACTGTTTTATTCGTTAACCGACAACAGGGAAACCGGTACCGTCTTGCGTTTCATTCGTTTTATTATCGAATAACCATCATTCTATCTATCCCTATATAATGAGTGGGAGCACGAAGGTCAACATCTTTTACCGCATCCCCGAAATGATACGTTAGAGATGGTTTGGGAGTGCCGCGACGTGAGCGAGGGAGCAGAATGAAACAAGTTGCCAATCATACGGTCAA includes these proteins:
- a CDS encoding PH domain-containing protein produces the protein MTKDLDVSWLHLTPDEEVLWAGHRSFYQTIPSILAGIVLVLIGVGIIGSGYFGWAKWLGVLPIVAGIAVAVPSFLRWRSEWFVLTTEEIYHKRGVFAQDVSQIRLDRVQDIAFSQSLPERIFDYGTVRIHTAGTSTNNLVFENVSNPQSIKGLLTEQLDKISPRQ
- a CDS encoding Cdc6/Cdc18 family protein, coding for MSDFDFTPNEFPFKNRNVLMEDYTPNTLVGRDDELTEYHSVLQPAINGEQPNNIFLYGKTGVGKTAATRFLLDRLEQNSVEYNVDIKTAVVNCDGFDTSYRVAVHLVNKFCPPEEQISDTGYSRSQVYDALWNVLDSCGGIFILVLDEVDHLQDESILYQLSRARENRNIESARISVIGISNDLTFRDHLSPKTRSSLCERSISFSTYDANELQEVLRQRETAAFTDGALEDDVIPLCAAYGAQESGDARKALDLLLQAGDLARKEDAEIVTEDHVRRGRDELEEEEVAVGIVSLNQHEQLVLYALTTFEANEETPIRTRSLYERYTTLAEMAAMSPNSSRWMRAQCDTLEMLGLTESNHRNEGLAGGSYREHVLAQDLDLVVQALDGTIMQTGIHDSIEKHI